From the Arthrobacter sp. PM3 genome, one window contains:
- a CDS encoding glycosyltransferase family 2 protein has protein sequence MSLNPGLPAVSVVICSYSEDRWDLLMGALDSVRTQTVPAKQTIVVVDYNVDLYKRLIFSVPDAVIVENTGPKGLSGARNTGTAVAKAEIVAFLDDDAEAAPDWLERLAALYDDPGVLAVGGRVEPIWEAGRPGHFANELDWIVGCTYRGMPKVAAEVRNVIGANMSFRADVLDRVGGFNTALGRQDAVPLGCEETELCIRAVIGAPGSRVVYEPAALVHHHVPAGRGTLRYMLARSWSEGISKAQVSKVVGHKRALGPERRYVRQVLPRAVFAGVRSWLSGEDRAGLGRAAAIVAVLTATAAGYVRGRRLPVAPAPLKPAPVPAEEPWREVQ, from the coding sequence ATGTCCCTGAATCCGGGCCTGCCGGCCGTATCCGTCGTCATTTGCTCCTATTCCGAAGACCGCTGGGACCTGCTGATGGGGGCCCTGGACTCGGTCCGGACCCAGACCGTCCCGGCCAAGCAGACGATCGTCGTCGTCGACTACAACGTGGACCTCTACAAGCGGCTCATCTTCAGCGTCCCTGACGCGGTGATTGTCGAGAACACCGGCCCCAAGGGCCTCTCCGGCGCCCGGAACACCGGCACCGCCGTCGCGAAGGCCGAGATCGTGGCGTTCCTGGACGACGACGCCGAAGCCGCACCGGACTGGCTCGAACGGCTCGCGGCCCTGTACGACGACCCCGGCGTCCTCGCCGTCGGCGGCCGGGTGGAACCGATCTGGGAAGCCGGACGACCGGGCCACTTCGCCAACGAGCTCGACTGGATCGTCGGCTGCACCTACCGGGGCATGCCCAAGGTTGCCGCCGAGGTCCGCAACGTGATCGGCGCGAACATGTCCTTCCGCGCCGACGTCCTTGACCGTGTCGGCGGCTTCAACACCGCCCTGGGCCGCCAGGACGCCGTGCCGCTGGGCTGCGAAGAAACCGAGCTGTGCATCCGCGCCGTCATCGGCGCCCCGGGATCGCGCGTGGTCTACGAGCCCGCGGCCCTGGTGCACCACCACGTTCCGGCCGGGCGCGGCACCCTGCGGTACATGCTGGCGCGCTCCTGGTCAGAAGGTATTTCCAAGGCCCAGGTCAGCAAGGTGGTCGGCCACAAGCGGGCGCTCGGCCCCGAACGGCGGTATGTCCGGCAGGTCCTGCCCCGTGCGGTGTTTGCCGGCGTCCGCAGCTGGCTCAGCGGTGAGGACCGGGCCGGGCTCGGCCGGGCGGCAGCCATCGTCGCCGTCCTCACCGCCACGGCGGCCGGCTACGTGCGCGGCCGCCGCCTGCCCGTTGCTCCCGCGCCGCTGAAACCGGCCCCGGTGCCGGCCGAAGAGCCCTGGAGGGAAGTCCAGTGA
- a CDS encoding glycosyltransferase produces the protein MSDLKVSVVVPARNAAAWLGECLESIRSQHPHEMIVVDGCSTDDTAAIARACGATVISDEGAGLPAARMLGARTATGDVVALIDADVVLPPDSLRRLLAEFEAGGYDGLQFGLASEADGPGYWGAALAWHHNHSRVRGWFGVSATLMRRDVLLAVGFDDDFRSGEDVELRIRLEQAGYRLGVSDSVVVRHRFGDTFDFARDQWLQDGAGMARTVRKHRRHGWMVLVPLLATVRGAGMSLFRAPRFLPYWVCFFLYNYGAMFGEILRPANKPISVGGNAAWLAAARIAPMVTGFLFWALAALVLPPAQLGLGSAVVSAALLTVQLGMFGVGPATLTLLPSESDGGRRLIATSLLTVATFSLLGAGLLVAITRWIGTGVGEAWDDPLVTILFVATALLAASAYQLDHVGVAQERADRTLVRSLAQSFVQLAFLAAAFAVGFRDLAVVVAAVAAGALASVLVGLRQLGRAKVSPDWRHGLRPRPALKLLKPGLPNHALMLADRAPGYLLPLIVASTLGPSSTAAWYMVWMMASAVFFVPQSAGFTLQTALAGTRARPGLVSSALRASLLLTLAAGLLLILAGPFLLGFLGPQYASAWVLLPVLVPALLLSCVTQVYYGLCRAQGRLLEAIVVATLAAILVVAPAAAVAQQSGLTGVSVLWAVAQAAAALIAARRLVLLTRAKHAATTGERPSAARHQPT, from the coding sequence GTGAGCGATCTGAAGGTGTCGGTTGTGGTTCCGGCGCGCAATGCCGCAGCCTGGCTGGGCGAGTGCCTGGAATCAATCCGCAGCCAACACCCGCACGAAATGATCGTTGTCGACGGCTGCTCGACGGATGACACGGCCGCGATCGCGCGCGCGTGCGGCGCCACCGTCATATCCGACGAGGGCGCCGGCCTGCCGGCGGCACGGATGCTCGGCGCCCGGACCGCGACCGGCGACGTCGTCGCCCTGATCGACGCCGACGTCGTCCTGCCGCCGGACAGCCTGCGCCGGCTGCTGGCCGAGTTCGAGGCCGGCGGCTACGACGGTCTGCAGTTCGGCCTGGCCAGCGAAGCCGACGGTCCCGGGTATTGGGGGGCGGCGCTGGCCTGGCACCACAACCACAGCCGCGTGCGCGGCTGGTTCGGCGTCAGCGCCACCCTGATGCGCCGCGACGTGCTCCTCGCGGTCGGGTTCGACGACGACTTCCGCTCCGGCGAGGACGTGGAGCTGCGGATCCGCCTGGAGCAGGCAGGCTACCGGCTCGGGGTGTCCGACTCGGTCGTGGTCAGGCACCGGTTCGGCGACACGTTTGACTTCGCCCGCGACCAGTGGCTCCAGGACGGGGCCGGGATGGCCCGGACCGTCCGCAAGCACCGGCGTCATGGCTGGATGGTGTTGGTGCCGCTGCTGGCCACCGTGCGCGGGGCGGGCATGTCCTTGTTCCGGGCTCCCCGCTTCCTGCCGTACTGGGTGTGTTTCTTCCTCTACAACTACGGCGCCATGTTCGGCGAGATCCTGCGCCCGGCCAATAAACCCATCTCGGTCGGCGGAAATGCGGCCTGGCTGGCGGCCGCGAGGATCGCGCCCATGGTGACGGGGTTCCTGTTCTGGGCGCTCGCGGCCCTCGTGCTCCCGCCCGCGCAACTGGGCCTGGGCTCGGCGGTAGTGTCCGCCGCCCTCCTTACAGTGCAGCTGGGGATGTTCGGCGTCGGCCCCGCCACGCTGACCCTCCTGCCCTCGGAATCCGACGGCGGCAGGCGCCTCATCGCGACAAGCCTGCTGACCGTCGCCACGTTCTCCCTCCTCGGCGCCGGCCTGCTGGTCGCCATCACACGCTGGATCGGCACGGGCGTCGGCGAGGCCTGGGACGATCCCCTGGTCACGATCCTGTTCGTCGCCACTGCGCTCCTGGCCGCGAGCGCCTACCAACTGGACCACGTGGGTGTCGCCCAGGAACGCGCGGACCGGACCCTGGTCCGGAGCCTCGCGCAAAGCTTCGTGCAGCTGGCCTTCCTGGCCGCCGCGTTCGCGGTCGGCTTCCGTGACCTGGCCGTGGTGGTGGCCGCCGTTGCCGCCGGCGCTCTGGCCAGCGTCCTCGTGGGCCTGCGCCAGCTGGGACGGGCAAAGGTTTCCCCGGACTGGCGGCACGGTCTCCGGCCGCGTCCGGCGCTGAAGCTCCTGAAGCCGGGCCTGCCCAACCACGCCCTCATGCTCGCCGACCGCGCCCCCGGCTACCTGCTCCCGCTCATTGTCGCGTCCACCTTGGGCCCGTCCTCGACGGCCGCCTGGTACATGGTGTGGATGATGGCCTCGGCGGTGTTCTTCGTGCCGCAGTCGGCCGGCTTCACCCTGCAGACGGCCCTCGCCGGGACACGGGCCAGGCCCGGCCTGGTCAGCTCCGCGCTCCGCGCCAGCCTCCTGCTGACTCTCGCCGCAGGCCTCCTCCTGATACTTGCCGGCCCGTTCCTCCTGGGGTTCCTCGGTCCGCAGTATGCGTCCGCCTGGGTCCTGCTGCCGGTCCTCGTTCCGGCCTTGCTGCTGAGCTGCGTGACCCAGGTCTACTACGGGCTGTGCCGGGCCCAAGGGCGGCTTCTCGAAGCCATCGTCGTCGCCACGTTGGCCGCGATCCTGGTCGTGGCACCCGCCGCGGCCGTGGCCCAGCAATCCGGCCTCACCGGCGTCTCCGTGCTCTGGGCAGTGGCCCAGGCGGCGGCTGCGCTCATCGCCGCCCGGCGTCTGGTCCTCCTGACCCGGGCGAAACACGCCGCCACCACAGGCGAGCGTCCTTCAGCGGCACGCCACCAGCCGACCTGA